DNA from bacterium:
CATTCTCGAGGCGATGATGCCTCCGGGCATCGAGCCCTTGCGCCTGTTTCGGGTCATCGCGAAGAACTCGCGCATCCTTGGGAAGATCAAGAACTCGAACCTGCTCGATCGCGGATCCATCGAACGACGCGACCGAGAACTCGTGATTCTTCGCACCACCGCGCGCTGCGGGTCGGAATATGAGTGGGGTGTTCACGTTCTGTTCTTCGGCAAGCGCTTCGGGCTCACAGAAGAGCAGATCGCGGCGACCCGCACCGGAAGCGGCAACGAGAGCTTCTGGTCCGAGCGGGATCGGGCGTTGCTCGGACTCGTCGACGAACTCCACGACGGAGCCGCCGTCTCGGAACCTCGCTGGCAGACGTTGCGAGGCTACTTCGATGAGGTCCAACTCGTGGAGCTCGTCACGCTCACGGGCTTCTACCACACGATCTCGTTCCTCACGAACGCGTTCGAGATCGATCTCGAAGCCGGAAGCACGCGCTTTCCCGAGCTGACCTGAGGCAGGTGGTCTCAGGGATCCGTCTCCCGGCGTTCAGGGGCGCCGCAGCGTCTCTCGACGCGGGCGGCCGGGTCCTGGCGATAGAAAGCCTGGAGGATCTCGTAGAGGTCCGCATGGCGTTTGCGCATCGAAATCGGCTGGTCGAAGAAGAGCTCAGTGGCGACGGCGAAGAACTCGGCCTCGTTGGTGGCGCCATACACATCGAGCAGGCTGCGCTGGTCTTTCTCAGCGCGTTCGCGCAGGCTTCGGTACTCCCGCTCACATACTTCGATCCAGCGCTGGTACTCGGCCCGGCTCTCAAGGGGCGGGGTGCCGTCCACTCCGCCATCTCGCATATCGAGTTTGTGGGCGAATTCGTGGAACACGACGTTATGCCCTCGTCCCGGGTGGCGGGTCTGATGTTCGACGGCGTCCCACACCAGGATGACAGGTCCGCGCAGCTGGGCTTCCCCGAGAATGGGAATCGGCCCTCGCACTTCCCCTCGCGGGATCTCGAAAGCGCCCGGGTGGCGCTCGGGGATGACCACCGTAGAGGGGTAGACCAGGATCGAGCGAACATTCTTGTAGAGATCGTGGGAGCGCCCGAGGATCAGCAGACAGGCATTGGCTGCAATCGTCACGCGGATCTCGTCGTCGAGGCTGAGGCCCCCGCACCCCTCCCATTTCTTCTCCGCAACGAAGATCCGGGTCAGATCGCGAAGCCGTCCCCGCTCCGCTTCGTCGAGCCAGGCATCATGGGCGAGATTGTGTGAGATGAGCTCCTCCCATCCATCGGGGAAGGGCTGCTCGAGGAGCTTCCTGCGGCGGCGATCGCGGAACCAATGCAACACGACGCTGTAGAGCGTAGCCCCCGGGCGTCGGCGCACCCGGCCGCTGGCTCGACGCCTACGCACCCTCCGGGCGGGTCGCGTTGGATGGGAAGCGTGCTCGGTACCAGGCCGGAGGGAAGAAGGTGAGCCAGTAGGCGCAGATGGTCGCGATCCCAAAGGCGGACGTGACGAGCATCGAGATGGACCTTGCGGAGATTTCTCCCGCGGAGCCTGGCTCGTAGCCAAGGAAGACGGGTGCGTTCACTGTCCAGACCGACGCGACCGTACAAAGCGAAGCGATCGCCCAGAGCAGGAAACGGTTCGCAACGAGCGGTTCTGCGAGGCCCAACGCGACGCGCTTCCGCATGAGCTGAGTTGTGGCCCTCGCGAGCGCAGCCGAGACCCGGGCGAGTGATGCGATCCGTCTGCCCCGCAGCAAGGACCATGTGAGCGCACGGCTTCTGGGCGTTGGCGGCGAAGAGGGTCAGGAACTCGTCATTCGAATCACGATGGACGAGGGCTGGCACGTCAACGCCAACCCGGCTTCCCTGCCGGCTCTCCTGCCCACGACGATCGAAGCCCTGAAAGGCGGTCCGGTCGGAACCATCGAGTACCCGCCGGGTCGGAGTTTCCGGCCGGAGTTCGCCGAGGACGCCATCCAGGTGTACGACGGCACGATCCTGGTGCCTGTGGCGTTCGAGGATGGCATCGTCCGGCCCGACCATCTGGCCCTTCGCATCCAGGCCTGCGATGAGCTTCGCTGCTTGCCGCCGGATCGCGTCATCGTGAGCCGAGCGAAGGCAGCTTCCGAAACGCCGTGACCACGGTCATCCGGGCCTTTTCCTGCTTCGGATGGAAGAGGCGGCTCAGGCCACGATTCAGCCCTATATGGGGGTGGTATTATTTCTTGTACGTTGCTACCCCTGCTGATTCCGGGCAGCTTTTTCCGAAGGGACCCCCATGAACCCCCCTCTTTTGGCGCCTCCGCTCCAGTCGAGTCTCGATCCTCGTTCTTCCGATTTTCAGGAGAACCGGGCTGCGATGCTCGAGAAGCTGGCCGAGATCGACGGCCTGCTCGATCAGGCGGAAGCCGGCGGGGGAGCTCGCCACCACGAGCGCCTGGCCAAACGCGGAAAGCTCCCGGTTCGGGAGCGGATTACCCTGGCCCTCGATCCGGACAGCCCGTTCCTCGAGATCAGCCCGCTGGCGGCGTACAACTCGTCCTACACGATCGGCGGCGGAGCGGTGATGGGGATCGGCGTCATCGCCGGGGTCGAATGCGTGATCTTTGCCAACGATCCCACCGTGCTAGGCGGTGCACTCACGCCCTATGTGAGCAAGAAGTGGATGCGCGCGCTCGAGATCGCCCGCGACAACCACATTCCCTATGTGAGCTTCGTCGAGTCGGCGGGTGCCGACCTGCGCGTAAAGACGGGCGGCGGGGATGACGGAGGCCAGGCGGCCGTCTCGGCACGGATCGATCACTTCGCGGAATCCGGCCGCTTCTTCTACGAGATGATCGAGCTCTCGAAGCTGGAGATCCCCACGGTTTGCGTGGTGTTCGGTTCGTCGACGGCCGGAGGTGCCTACCAGCCCGGCATGTCCGACTACAACATCGTCATCAAGGAACAATCCAAGATCTTTCTTGCGGGCCCGCCCCTGGTGAAGATGGCGACCGGCGAGGAATCCGACGACGAAACCCTCGGCGGTGCAAAGATGCATGCAGAGGTGTCGGGGCTTGGCGAGTACCTTGCCGAGGACGAGCGCGATGCGCTTCGCCTTTGTCGCGAGGTCGTTTCCCATTTGAACTGGCGAAAACCCGGCCCGCCACCGAGTCTGCAATCCGACGAGCCGGTGCTCGATCCGGAAGAGTTGCTGGGCATGGTCAGCCCGGATCTGCGACGGCCCGTGGACGTGCGCGACGTCATCGGGCGGGTCGTGGATGGCTCACGCTTCGAGGAGTTCAAGCCCCGCTACGGCACGACCCTGGTATGTGGTTGGGCTTCGCTTCAGGGCTATCCGGTGGGCGTTCTCGGCAACAACGGAGTGCTGAACCCACAGAGCGCCGAGAAGGCTGCGCACTTCATCCAGCTGAACAACCAGATCGACGTGCCGCTTCTCTTCCTGCAGAACCTGACTGGTTTCGTGGTGGGCAAGGAAGTCGAGCAGGCGGGCATCATCAAGAAGGGCTCGCAGATGCTCAACGCCGTGACGAACTCGACGGTGCCCCACCTGACCGTGATCATCGGCGCGTCCTACGGCGCGGGCACCTATGCGATGTCCGGTCGCGCCTTCAACAACCGCTTCACCTTCATCTGGCCGACCGCGAAGATCGCCGTCATGGGGCCGAAGCAGATCGCCGGGGTGATGTCGATCGTACGAAGGGCAAGGGCGGCGCGCCTGGGCGAAGAGTTCGACGAGGAAGCGGACGCTCAGCTCGTCGCGGCCGTCGAGGCGATTCAGGAAAAGGGTTCGCTCGCGCTCGAGGCCACCGGCACGATCAGCGATGACGGCATTCTCGACCCTCGAGACATGCGTACGGCCCTCGGGATCTGTCTCTCGGTGGTGCGCAACGCTCCAGTCGAGGGTGCGGACGGTTACGGAGTATTCAGGCTGTGAGCTTCTCGACTCTCTTGATTGCCAATCGGGGTGAGATCGCCCGCCGCGTGATTCGCACGGCTCACGACATGGGGATCCGCTGCGTTGCCGTGTACGTGGCTGCTGATCGGGATGCACCGCATGTTGCCGATGCGGACGAGGCGGTCTGTCTTCCCGGCTCCTATCTGGATGGCAAGGCGATTCTGGAAGCCGCTCAGTTGACCGGTGCCGGCGCGGTCCACCCGGGCTACGGCTTCCTCTCGGAGAATGCCGGCTTCGCTGCCGATGTCGTCGCTGCGAACCTCACCTGGGTGGGTCCTTCCCCGGACGCGATCGCGCAGATGGGCGACAAGCTCGAGGCCCTGGCACTGGCTGAGCGGGCGAACGTGCGGACGCTTCCCAGCAGCAAGGATCTCGGCGCGGCGGATGCCGTTGGCTTTCCTCTGCTCGTCAAGGCGGCCGCCGGGGGTGGCGGCAAGGGCATGCGGATCGTCTCGAAGCCCGGGGATCTCGAAGAGGCCGTCGCGGCGGCTCAACGGGAGGCAGCCAGCGGGTTCGGTGATGATCGGGTCTTCCTCGAGCGCTACGTGTCCCATGCTCGGCATATCGAGATCCAGATCCTCGGTGATGCCCATGGCGGCCTCGTCCATCTGGGTGAGCGCGAATGTTCGATCCAACGTCGGCATCAGAAGATCCTCGAGGAATCACCGTCGCCCCGGGTCGATGCGGCCCTTCGAGAAGAGATGGGAAGTGCGGCGTTGCGTCTGGCCGAGACCCTTGGCTATCAGAGCGCGGGAACGGTCGAGTTCCTGTTGGATGACGACACGGGCGAGTTCTTCTTCCTCGAAGTCAATACCCGCCTCCAGGTGGAGCATCCAGTGACCGAGGCCGTGACCGGAATCGATCTGGTGCGTGAGCAGCTGCGCATCGCACGAGGCGAGAGCCTTGGCTACGACCAGGCCGATGTCAGCTTCAACGGGTCGGCCGTCGAGGCGCGATTGTACGCCGAGGATCCGGCGAACGACTTCCTGCCGGAGACGGGCCAGTTGGTTGCCTTCACGCCAGCCGCCTCGCCCGAGGTCCGCTGGGATTCCGGCGTGATCGAGGGCACGGTCGTTGGTACGGAATTCGATCCGATGCTGGCCAAGGTGATCGCCCACGCACCCACCCGAATCGAAGCCGCCAGCCGCTTGGCCCTGGCTCTCGAACGCACGCATCTCGGTGGGGTGACGACGAACAGGGATTTCCTGGCTGCAACCCTGCGGACCGCGGAGTTCCTGGCCGGTGATACCACCACGGATTTCATTGAGCGAGTGGGCCCTGCGCGCTCGCTCGACCTGGACGAGGAGGAGACCGACCGCTTGGCTCGGGTGGCCGCACTCTGGATCCAGGCCATGAACCGGAGCGAGGTCCAGGTGTGGGCAGAGATACCGAGTGGTTGGCGAAACGCCCGCATGCCCGATCAGCGGGTGTGTCTGCGCAGCGGGGAGCGCGACATCGAGGTCAGCTATCGACGCCTCAGAGACGGCAGCTTCCGGTTCTCGGATGGCTTGCTCGCCCGAGTCTGCTCGTTCAGCCCGAGCGAAATCGATGTCGAGATCGACGCCAGGCGAAGCCGGGCTCGGATCACGCGAGGGGAGGATTTCCTGATCGTCCACGGTCCGCGCGGAGATCTGAAGCTCGTTCTGCTGCCCCGCTTCGAGATTCCCGGCCGGGAAGATGCCGCAGGCGGATTCGTTGCGCGGATGCCCGGCAAGGTCATCGACCTGCGCGTCGAGGTGGGCGATGTCGTCGAGGCCGGGCAGACCGTCGTCGTGCTCGAGGCGATGAAGATGGAACATCCGATGAACGCCACGGAAGACGGAATCGTGCGTGAAGTGCGTGTTGCCCTGGGTGACCAGGTAGAGAGCGGAGCCGTGCTGCTCGTGGTCGAACCCGCTTCCGGCGAAGAGGAAACGACATGAAGGATCCGGTACGCATCGCGAACTGCTCGGGCTTTTTCGGAGATCGCCTCTCCGCTGCAAAGGAGATGGTCGAAGGCGGCCGCATCGATGTGCTCACGGGCGACTGGCTCGCCGAGTTGACCATGCTGATCCTCGCCCGCACGCAGGCCAAGCGCCCCGGCGGTGGTCATGCCCGCACCTTCGTGATGCAGATGGAGCAGGTGATGGGTACCTGTCTCGACAAGGGCATCAAAGTGGTTTCGAATGCGGGTGGTCTCGATCCGGAAGGCTGCGCCGAGGCGGTCGCGGAGGTCGCCAAGAAGCTCGGCCTGCATCCGAAGATCGCCTTCGTGCGCGGTGACGATCTGATGCCTCGTATGGCGGAACTGGTTGCCGCCGATCAACTGCATCATTTCGAGACCGGCGAGCCGATCAAGGAGGCCAGCTTCCTGACGGCCAACGCCTACTTCGGATGTTGGGGGATCGTCGATGCGTTGAACCGTGGGGCGGATATCGTCATCACCGGCCGCACGACCGATGCCGCGGTCGTCTGCGGTCCGGCTGCCTGGCATCACGGGTGGAGCCGCACGGATTGGGATGCCCTGGCGGGTGGCGTGACCGCGGGCCATGTCATCGAGTGTGGCACCCAGGCGACGGGAGGGAACTATGCGTTCTTCACCGAGGTTCCTGGCCTCGTTCGCACCGGTTTTCCCTGGGCAGACGTCGCGGCCGATGGATCGACGGTGATCGGCAAGCACGAGGGCACCGGTGGCGAAGTGTCGATCGGAACCGTCACGTCGCAGCTTCTCTACGAGATCGGCGGGCCGGAGTATTTCGGGCCGGATGTGACCACCCGTTTCGACACCATCGAACTCGAACAGGTGGGGCCGGATCGTGTGCGGATGCATGGCATCCAGGGAGAACCTCCGCCCGCGACCTTGAAGGTTTGCCTCAACCGGGCCGGCGGATTCCGCAATGACATGAACGTCTGCCTGACCGGTCTCGATATCGAGGCGAAGGCGAAGCTCGTCGAAGAAGCCTTCTGGGAGGCTTGCCCCTACGGGCCTGAAGACTATGCGCAGGTGACGACCCGGCTCGTTCGCACCGACAAATCCGATCCGGAGACGAACGAGCAAGCCGTTGCCTTGTGGCGCATCAGCGCGAAGGACCCGGATGAGAAGAAGGTGGGCCGCGCGTTCTCGAATGCAATGGGCGAATTGGGCCTGTCCACGATTCCGGGCTTCTTTGGTGTCGGTGGCGGCCCCGCCGCCGGGCGGCCCTTCGGCGTCTACGAGCCGGCCCGGATTGCTGCTGAGTTGGTTCCCCAGGAGGTGGTGATACTCGGTTCGGAGAGCGGAGAAATCTCCTCGGTCGTGCCCAGACCGGACGTTCGGGTCGAACCGACCCCAGGCCCCGAAGCTGCGCGGCCGGAAGGCGAGACGAGGCGTGCGCCTCTTGGCGTCGTGTTCGGCTCTCGCTCGGGCGACAAAGGTGGCAACGCCAACCTCGGCGTATTCGCGCGCAGTGACGAAGCCTGGGCATGGCTCGATGCCTTCCTCACCGAAGAACGCCTGCGCGAGCTGCTACCCGAGGTCGCGCCGCTACCGATCGATCGCCATCGGTTGGCTTCCCTGCGGAGCATCAACTTCGTCATCCATGGTCTGCTCGAGGAGGGTGTCGCCGCCTCGACGCGGCAAGATGGCCAGGCCAAGAGCCTCGGCGAATGGTTGCGAGCTCGGGTCGTCGATCTACCGGTGGCCCTGCTCCCGTGAAAAGCGGGGAGCCGCAGCGAGCGTATCGCCGTTTCCCCGGCCTTCGCGCGCCGAAGCCCCTGCTTTCGCCCGATGCCGAACGCCGGCTCACGGCACGCCAGCTCGAACTCCTCGACGAGCTTCAGCAGCTGGTCGCGAAGGAAGAACTCGCGGGCCTGACGATCGCGCAGATCGCTGCCGAAGTCGGCTGCTCGTTGCGGACGCTGTATGGCATCGCGCCTAGCAAGGAAGAGCTCGTGCTGACGGTCGTCGACCGCCGGTTGCATCGGATCGGTCGTCGCGCGATCGAGGCGCTCGACGAATCGCTATCGCCCCTCGCTGCGCTGCGGGCTTATCTGCGAGTGGTCAACGA
Protein-coding regions in this window:
- a CDS encoding carboxymuconolactone decarboxylase family protein, with protein sequence MPRIEPVEAPYAEDVAPILEAMMPPGIEPLRLFRVIAKNSRILGKIKNSNLLDRGSIERRDRELVILRTTARCGSEYEWGVHVLFFGKRFGLTEEQIAATRTGSGNESFWSERDRALLGLVDELHDGAAVSEPRWQTLRGYFDEVQLVELVTLTGFYHTISFLTNAFEIDLEAGSTRFPELT
- a CDS encoding zinc-dependent peptidase is translated as MLHWFRDRRRRKLLEQPFPDGWEELISHNLAHDAWLDEAERGRLRDLTRIFVAEKKWEGCGGLSLDDEIRVTIAANACLLILGRSHDLYKNVRSILVYPSTVVIPERHPGAFEIPRGEVRGPIPILGEAQLRGPVILVWDAVEHQTRHPGRGHNVVFHEFAHKLDMRDGGVDGTPPLESRAEYQRWIEVCEREYRSLRERAEKDQRSLLDVYGATNEAEFFAVATELFFDQPISMRKRHADLYEILQAFYRQDPAARVERRCGAPERRETDP
- a CDS encoding acyl-CoA carboxylase subunit beta translates to MNPPLLAPPLQSSLDPRSSDFQENRAAMLEKLAEIDGLLDQAEAGGGARHHERLAKRGKLPVRERITLALDPDSPFLEISPLAAYNSSYTIGGGAVMGIGVIAGVECVIFANDPTVLGGALTPYVSKKWMRALEIARDNHIPYVSFVESAGADLRVKTGGGDDGGQAAVSARIDHFAESGRFFYEMIELSKLEIPTVCVVFGSSTAGGAYQPGMSDYNIVIKEQSKIFLAGPPLVKMATGEESDDETLGGAKMHAEVSGLGEYLAEDERDALRLCREVVSHLNWRKPGPPPSLQSDEPVLDPEELLGMVSPDLRRPVDVRDVIGRVVDGSRFEEFKPRYGTTLVCGWASLQGYPVGVLGNNGVLNPQSAEKAAHFIQLNNQIDVPLLFLQNLTGFVVGKEVEQAGIIKKGSQMLNAVTNSTVPHLTVIIGASYGAGTYAMSGRAFNNRFTFIWPTAKIAVMGPKQIAGVMSIVRRARAARLGEEFDEEADAQLVAAVEAIQEKGSLALEATGTISDDGILDPRDMRTALGICLSVVRNAPVEGADGYGVFRL
- a CDS encoding ATP-grasp domain-containing protein codes for the protein MSFSTLLIANRGEIARRVIRTAHDMGIRCVAVYVAADRDAPHVADADEAVCLPGSYLDGKAILEAAQLTGAGAVHPGYGFLSENAGFAADVVAANLTWVGPSPDAIAQMGDKLEALALAERANVRTLPSSKDLGAADAVGFPLLVKAAAGGGGKGMRIVSKPGDLEEAVAAAQREAASGFGDDRVFLERYVSHARHIEIQILGDAHGGLVHLGERECSIQRRHQKILEESPSPRVDAALREEMGSAALRLAETLGYQSAGTVEFLLDDDTGEFFFLEVNTRLQVEHPVTEAVTGIDLVREQLRIARGESLGYDQADVSFNGSAVEARLYAEDPANDFLPETGQLVAFTPAASPEVRWDSGVIEGTVVGTEFDPMLAKVIAHAPTRIEAASRLALALERTHLGGVTTNRDFLAATLRTAEFLAGDTTTDFIERVGPARSLDLDEEETDRLARVAALWIQAMNRSEVQVWAEIPSGWRNARMPDQRVCLRSGERDIEVSYRRLRDGSFRFSDGLLARVCSFSPSEIDVEIDARRSRARITRGEDFLIVHGPRGDLKLVLLPRFEIPGREDAAGGFVARMPGKVIDLRVEVGDVVEAGQTVVVLEAMKMEHPMNATEDGIVREVRVALGDQVESGAVLLVVEPASGEEETT
- a CDS encoding DUF1446 domain-containing protein: MKDPVRIANCSGFFGDRLSAAKEMVEGGRIDVLTGDWLAELTMLILARTQAKRPGGGHARTFVMQMEQVMGTCLDKGIKVVSNAGGLDPEGCAEAVAEVAKKLGLHPKIAFVRGDDLMPRMAELVAADQLHHFETGEPIKEASFLTANAYFGCWGIVDALNRGADIVITGRTTDAAVVCGPAAWHHGWSRTDWDALAGGVTAGHVIECGTQATGGNYAFFTEVPGLVRTGFPWADVAADGSTVIGKHEGTGGEVSIGTVTSQLLYEIGGPEYFGPDVTTRFDTIELEQVGPDRVRMHGIQGEPPPATLKVCLNRAGGFRNDMNVCLTGLDIEAKAKLVEEAFWEACPYGPEDYAQVTTRLVRTDKSDPETNEQAVALWRISAKDPDEKKVGRAFSNAMGELGLSTIPGFFGVGGGPAAGRPFGVYEPARIAAELVPQEVVILGSESGEISSVVPRPDVRVEPTPGPEAARPEGETRRAPLGVVFGSRSGDKGGNANLGVFARSDEAWAWLDAFLTEERLRELLPEVAPLPIDRHRLASLRSINFVIHGLLEEGVAASTRQDGQAKSLGEWLRARVVDLPVALLP
- a CDS encoding TetR/AcrR family transcriptional regulator, translated to MKSGEPQRAYRRFPGLRAPKPLLSPDAERRLTARQLELLDELQQLVAKEELAGLTIAQIAAEVGCSLRTLYGIAPSKEELVLTVVDRRLHRIGRRAIEALDESLSPLAALRAYLRVVNEAVLPEAASFSEHFGLVPGAKRLLDGHENYVMAVTQRLLEQAAAEGEIRAIDAAPVAHVLGGLGRECARSEVAELSAAPPKETADAIAEIFLRGLEKD